The following coding sequences are from one Streptomyces dengpaensis window:
- a CDS encoding helix-turn-helix domain-containing protein has protein sequence MTQSPDTPLPPPKERRRLREAQSLTLAEFAAKVGVTPKTVRSWESGRTTPRGHKREAYAQLLTAAAELEADHRRPTPAETEVAARHEPAVPALVGAEASPAPAEEALAPAPAPTPTPTPTLENTKPTPPPLAPPPPSTPPTLTPTQAFDALYAYCAPALVRQAYLLTGRRELACESVERAFELAWHRWPEVAVDPDPAGWVRAATHEYALSPWHRLRPRHRHPEAPPSDAADRELLDVLLSLPPVHRRTLLLYEGVGLDLPETAAETEASTPATANRLLYAREAVVARLPELADPQELHRRLVGLAGTERLRAAKPVNVRWVSEARAQRWTRAAIAFTALLIGATALTLGTAPDHYEPPLAPGESVHDLPPRPAPGPLSPQQLKLQAKLNSQTANGPERLAPELG, from the coding sequence ATGACGCAGAGCCCTGACACCCCGCTGCCGCCCCCCAAGGAGCGCCGTCGTCTGCGCGAGGCCCAGTCGCTGACCTTGGCCGAGTTCGCGGCCAAGGTGGGAGTCACCCCCAAGACGGTGCGCTCGTGGGAGTCCGGCCGTACGACACCGCGTGGCCACAAACGGGAAGCGTACGCACAGCTGTTGACCGCGGCCGCCGAGCTGGAGGCCGACCACCGCCGGCCGACGCCCGCCGAGACCGAGGTGGCCGCCCGTCACGAGCCCGCGGTTCCCGCGCTGGTGGGCGCGGAAGCGAGCCCGGCACCGGCCGAGGAGGCGCTGGCACCAGCACCAGCACCGACACCGACACCGACACCGACACTGGAGAACACCAAACCCACTCCTCCGCCCCTGGCTCCGCCTCCGCCTTCGACACCGCCCACCCTGACGCCCACTCAGGCCTTCGACGCCCTCTACGCGTACTGCGCCCCCGCCCTCGTACGGCAGGCGTATCTGCTCACCGGGCGGCGCGAGTTGGCGTGCGAGTCCGTGGAGCGGGCCTTCGAACTGGCCTGGCACCGCTGGCCCGAGGTGGCCGTGGACCCGGATCCGGCAGGGTGGGTGCGGGCGGCCACGCACGAGTACGCGCTCTCCCCCTGGCACCGGCTGCGCCCCCGGCACCGGCATCCGGAGGCGCCGCCCTCCGACGCCGCCGACCGCGAGCTGCTCGACGTACTCCTGAGCCTGCCGCCCGTGCACCGGCGCACGCTGCTCCTGTACGAAGGGGTCGGGCTCGACCTGCCCGAGACCGCGGCCGAGACGGAGGCGAGCACGCCCGCGACGGCCAACCGGCTGCTGTACGCCCGCGAAGCCGTCGTGGCGCGCCTGCCGGAGCTGGCGGATCCCCAGGAACTGCACCGGCGGCTCGTCGGACTCGCGGGCACGGAGCGGCTGCGGGCGGCGAAGCCCGTCAACGTCCGCTGGGTCAGCGAAGCCCGCGCCCAGCGCTGGACCCGCGCCGCCATCGCCTTCACGGCCCTCCTCATCGGCGCCACCGCACTGACCCTGGGAACGGCCCCGGACCACTACGAGCCCCCGCTGGCCCCGGGCGAATCGGTCCACGACCTCCCACCCCGCCCGGCCCCGGGCCCCCTGTCGCCGCAACAACTGAAACTGCAAGCCAAGCTCAATTCCCAAACGGCAAACGGCCCGGAGAGACTGGCCCCGGAGCTCGGGTAG
- the sucD gene encoding succinate--CoA ligase subunit alpha → MAIFLNKDSKVIVQGMTGATGMKHTKLMLGDGTNIVGGVNPRKAGTSVDIDGTEIPVFGTVAEAMEKTGANVSVLFVPPAFAKAAVVEAIDAEIPLAVVITEGIAVHDSAAFYAYAVEKGNKTRIIGPNCPGLISPGQSNAGIIPGDITKPGRIGLVSKSGTLTYQMMYELRDIGFSSAVGIGGDPIIGTTHIDALAAFEADPDTDLIVMIGEIGGDAEERAADFIKANVTKPVVGYVAGFTAPEGKTMGHAGAIVSGSSGTAAAKKEALEAAGVKVGKTPTETAKLARELLAG, encoded by the coding sequence ATGGCTATCTTCCTCAACAAGGACAGCAAGGTCATCGTCCAGGGCATGACCGGTGCCACGGGCATGAAGCACACCAAGCTCATGCTGGGCGACGGCACGAACATCGTCGGTGGCGTGAACCCGCGCAAGGCGGGCACCTCCGTCGACATCGACGGCACCGAGATCCCGGTCTTCGGCACGGTCGCCGAGGCGATGGAGAAGACGGGCGCGAACGTATCCGTCCTCTTCGTTCCGCCGGCCTTCGCCAAGGCCGCCGTCGTCGAGGCGATCGACGCCGAGATCCCCCTCGCGGTCGTCATCACCGAGGGCATCGCGGTCCACGACTCCGCCGCGTTCTACGCGTACGCCGTGGAGAAGGGCAACAAGACCCGGATCATCGGCCCGAACTGCCCCGGCCTCATCAGCCCCGGCCAGTCGAACGCCGGCATCATCCCGGGCGACATCACGAAGCCGGGCCGCATCGGCCTGGTCTCGAAGTCCGGCACGCTGACGTACCAGATGATGTACGAGCTCCGTGACATCGGCTTCTCGTCCGCCGTCGGCATCGGTGGCGACCCGATCATCGGTACGACGCACATCGACGCGCTCGCCGCGTTCGAGGCCGACCCCGACACCGACCTGATCGTCATGATCGGTGAGATCGGTGGCGACGCCGAGGAGCGGGCGGCCGACTTCATCAAGGCCAACGTGACGAAGCCGGTCGTCGGCTACGTCGCCGGGTTCACCGCGCCCGAGGGCAAGACCATGGGCCACGCCGGCGCCATCGTCTCCGGCTCCTCCGGTACGGCCGCCGCGAAGAAGGAGGCCCTCGAGGCCGCCGGCGTCAAGGTCGGCAAGACGCCGACCGAGACGGCGAAGCTGGCTCGTGAGCTTCTCGCGGGCTGA
- the sucC gene encoding ADP-forming succinate--CoA ligase subunit beta, protein MDLFEYQARDLFAKHGVPVLAGEVIDTPEAAREATERLGGKSVVKAQVKVGGRGKAGGVKLAATPDEAVARATDILGMDIKGHTVHKVMIAETAPEILEEYYVSFLLDRTNRTFLSIASVEGGMEIEEVAATRPEAVAKTPIDANEGVTPEKAREIVAAAQFPAEVADKVADVLVTLWKTFIAEDALLVEVNPLAKVTSGDILALDGKVSLDENAEFRQPDHAALEDKASANPLEAAAKEKNLNYVKLDGEVGIIGNGAGLVMSTLDVVAYAGEAHGGVKPANFLDIGGGASAAVMANGLEIILGDPDVKSVFVNVFGGITACDEVANGIVQALQMLADRGEEVTKPLVVRLDGNNAELGRRILSDANHPLVQRVDTMDGAADKAAELAAAK, encoded by the coding sequence GTGGACCTGTTCGAGTACCAGGCGAGGGACCTCTTCGCCAAGCACGGTGTACCGGTGCTGGCCGGTGAAGTCATTGACACGCCTGAGGCAGCCCGCGAGGCGACCGAGCGTCTTGGCGGCAAGTCCGTCGTCAAGGCCCAGGTGAAGGTCGGCGGCCGCGGCAAGGCCGGTGGCGTGAAGCTCGCCGCCACCCCGGACGAGGCCGTCGCCCGCGCGACGGACATCCTCGGCATGGACATCAAGGGCCACACGGTCCACAAGGTGATGATCGCCGAGACGGCTCCGGAGATCCTGGAGGAGTACTACGTCTCCTTCCTCCTCGACCGCACCAACCGCACCTTCCTCTCCATCGCCTCCGTCGAGGGCGGCATGGAGATCGAGGAGGTGGCGGCCACTCGCCCCGAGGCCGTCGCCAAGACCCCGATCGACGCCAACGAGGGTGTGACCCCGGAGAAGGCCCGCGAGATCGTCGCGGCCGCGCAGTTCCCGGCCGAGGTCGCCGACAAGGTCGCCGACGTCCTCGTCACCCTGTGGAAGACCTTCATCGCGGAGGACGCGCTCCTCGTCGAGGTCAACCCGCTCGCCAAGGTCACCTCCGGCGACATCCTGGCCCTCGACGGCAAGGTCTCCCTGGACGAGAACGCCGAGTTCCGCCAGCCCGACCACGCCGCCCTCGAGGACAAGGCGTCGGCCAACCCGCTGGAGGCCGCCGCCAAGGAGAAGAACCTCAACTACGTCAAGCTCGACGGCGAGGTCGGCATCATCGGCAACGGCGCGGGTCTCGTCATGAGCACCCTGGACGTCGTCGCGTACGCCGGTGAGGCGCACGGTGGCGTCAAGCCCGCCAACTTCCTCGACATCGGCGGCGGCGCCTCCGCCGCGGTCATGGCGAACGGCCTGGAGATCATCCTCGGCGACCCGGACGTCAAGTCCGTCTTCGTCAACGTCTTCGGTGGCATCACCGCCTGCGACGAGGTCGCCAACGGCATCGTCCAGGCGCTGCAGATGCTCGCCGACAGGGGCGAGGAAGTCACCAAGCCGCTGGTCGTGCGTCTGGACGGCAACAACGCCGAGCTGGGTCGCAGGATCCTGTCGGATGCCAATCACCCGCTCGTGCAGCGCGTGGACACCATGGACGGCGCGGCCGACAAGGCCGCCGAGCTGGCCGCGGCCAAGTAA